The Andrena cerasifolii isolate SP2316 chromosome 15, iyAndCera1_principal, whole genome shotgun sequence genome includes a window with the following:
- the LOC143376839 gene encoding uncharacterized protein LOC143376839 isoform X2: MLKLLLIFILINVRCQAHLRREYTLNTALEQTTSLFEKLRSDYASESPSSDVLDKINGEVAEHVRNVSEGILNRRKRALSEDFNKGIDILKGFQDFSQLNFSDAKDVEFFSLQSGHSSTWFAVILDPSKISLYQINDDAFSLVTTYPLTSGTQVTVNSCSYGALLIIQNQDGSILVLRFTRANESYYLYPIQDFESNDMTHLTIWHGMNQLYLGVASRSNILIYIWFGDYFDLAQVINHGADRLIPFYSKGFMYLAATGPATLIFKYYLQYDKFVVKQKLPLSRDVSSFPITEGHFSEHFLCLSTESVVVVYKEIRDRFVPFQRISARSTVPMISKKAILLLSLRNDTMLSYQYDGWRFVELNVKLSGVRQFRQVALQGKELLLVRYKNNAWSLKQPLWTTKRSYKDLQEEIRVWNIDAMKAAQRTVKEIPDAEEPIRILRGHIDQLFVRNVNEHNSEALRNVSNQYRRLVSKLQEQKAILSNKLHSGNLTLTSFHAKKIRVNCKPKCKVSRLNVKGNPSLLSKLKKKSDQNQNLTFKAASINELKNWKCPLVSLPIEDIIVGESINGISLDDLQRNVLKVIGNQEVSGEHSFTRLNVTNAFVPLDIASNMTKQEVHAREIRAKELILTDGGSLLPLNGSPTTITGSLIASKVKVKSSIFLQGSLSGSWRNSLLPLTIIPEPLTLNGDVVLEEATIENLRSEELIASKAGSVKDILSNAISLRGNVPVSLTLSSERMKWSNVTLRGPQTWITANSQNEVAISGRKHFLRNVEITKSSYENLNLPGIETALCGTTVIAPEIKTTTLAVDNITVNRLNSTQAFGNLGANDSALLFKPLNVSTDRFYLNVTAKNISAEHVDNVDLPELIRLANSWTKPNILKASIKATDLVIGTLRLPAQFRIELPKVVGNIITEQNLRAGSINGINVADFLANAIKLEDMISLGNITFGNGLQARHVHASQLPLNFSKQGGDNNLHRKRISGELKANAISLPYSFAFAENEAPPNIVVKGSATFSSEPTVRKANRVDLAELFPKIWMSTNATHFYGKNLHFANVSVEGNVTLNNRPSTLDLDTWRNISARVLSRTKPQRIVAYATLSSVETPFITGSNNSTIQSSVSDFNDVFENALLRDKDQKVRGKWSFSKLKVLGKLHAQRKINDMDLKTDVLRHDSEETVVTGKKTVEILTAENLNGLHFNQWARNALTEKDKPIIIKGRKRFNTVSVNNMNVSGTVMGHKIEEALLKSTNQMISGQKEIQGPINASALVIDGLVNDVNLTNLMSQQVRKEKPLQRLKAPIEFQSALKIAGNLTINGSYGGAELKDFYRSYLNVEPVAEKMRNYSRAGETIGAALRSQAVYINKLEVVSDTNATFNRNVTLETGRCRVENSSKLCASENVVNIILKSDRSDFILLKSISLGEDEFIVWIKFDSVSIHLYNSVEKHLSHLKDLHIPKILDAFVESLSQSLWIVLRLTSQTLVLHYQQWGDFQEYALPATEVFAVSRAPNEQLLLLLSDGVWSLEGLASPQHIIDIPLEKNVEAFSNGLDYYLKCTSGSNSTLMKARYAGN, from the exons ATGCTCAAGCTTTTACtaattttcatattaattaaCGTGAGATGTCAGGCGCATTTGCGGAGGGAGTACACGCTGAACACCGCGCTCGAGCAGACGACCAGTTTGTTTGAGAAATTGAGATCCGATTACG CATCCGAGAGCCCCAGCAGCGATGTATTGGATAAAATTAACGGAGAGGTTGCGGAGCATGTTAGAAATGTATCGGAAGGGATTCTTAATCGTAGGAAAAGAGCATTATCAGAGGATTTCAACAAAG gtaTTGATATACTGAAAGGATTCCAAGACTTCAGTCAACTGAATTTCAGTGATGCGAAGGACGTGGAATTCTTTTCTCTTCAAAGTGGCCACTCATCGACTTGGTTCGCTGTAATTTTGGACCCCTCCAAAATATCTCTGTACCAGATAAAT GACGATGCTTTCTCTCTCGTCACCACTTACCCTCTGACCAGTGGCACGCAAGTAACTGTGAACAGCTGCTCCTACGGAGCGCTTCTGATAATTCAGAATCAAGATGGTTCGATCCTCGTCCTGCGCTTCACTAGAGCTAACGAGAGCTATTACCTGTATCCGATCCAGGACTTCGAGTCCAACGACATGACTCATCTAACAATCTGGCACGGAATGAATCAGCTGTACTTGGGCGTCGCTTCGCGTTCAAACATTTTAATCTACATTTGGTTCGGCGATTACTTCGATCTGGCGCAAGTCATAAATCACGGCGCCGATAGACTAATCCCTTTCTACAGCAAGGGGTTCATGTACCTTGCCGCGACAGGACCCGCCACCCTGATTTTTAAGTATTACTTACAGTACGATAAATTTGTGGTAAAACAGAAATTGCCGTTGAGTCGAGACGTCTCGTCTTTTCCAATAACGGAGGGTCACTTCAGCGAGCATTTCTTGTGCCTCTCTACGGAGTCTGTCGTGGTTGTGTATAAAGAGATCCGCGATCGCTTCGTACCATTCCAACGAATCTCTGCGAGATCTACGGTGCCAATGATCTCGAAGAAAGCCATTCTGCTTTTATCTTTACGCAATGATACCATGTTGAGTTATCAATACGATGGCTGGAGGTTTGTGGAATTGAATGTAAAATTGTCAGGAGTTCGTCAGTTTCGTCAGGTTGCATTGCAAGGGAAGGAATTGCTGCTGGTGAGATACAAAAACAATGCGTGGTCCTTGAAGCAACCGCTGTGGACCACGAAACGATCCTACAAGGATCTGCAAGAAGAAATCAGAGTGTGGAATATTGACGCTATGAAAGCAGCTCAAAGGACAGTAAAAGAAATCCCAGATGCGGAGGAACCGATTAGAATTCTGAGAGGCCACATCGACCAGCTTTTCGTACGCAAT GTAAACGAGCACAACTCAGAAGCGTTGAGGAACGTGTCGAATCAGTATAGAAGACTAGTCTCGAAGCTCCAAGAACAGAAAGCTATTCTAAGCAACAAACTGCATTCCGGCAATCTCACTCTCACTTCTTTCCACGCGAAGAAGATTCGAGTTAATTGTAAACCGAAATGCAAAGTCAGTCGCCTAAATGTTAAAGGAAATCCCAGTCTGCTATCGAAGCTGAAAAAGAAGAGCGACCAGAATCAAAACTTGACTTTCAAAGCTGCGAGCATTAACGAACTGAAGAACTGGAAGTGTCCACTTGTTAGTCTTCCGATAGAAGACATTATTGTTGGCGAGTCTATCAATGGAATATCATTAGACGATTTGCAGAGGAATGTCCTGAAAGTGATTGGCAATCAAGAGGTTTCAG gagaacacaGTTTCACCCGCTTGAATGTGACGAATGCTTTCGTCCCACTGGATATTGCTTCGAACATGACGAAGCAAGAAGTACACGCCAGAGAAATAAGAGCGAAGGAATTGATTTTAACAGACGGTGGATCTTTATTGCCATTGAATGGCTCTCCCACAACTATCACTGGTTCGCTGATAGCGTCCAAAGTAAAAGTGAAGAGCAGCATTTTCTTGCAAGGATCATTGTCAGGCAGTTGGAGAAACTCTTTGCTACCTTTAACGATAATTCCGGAACCTCTGACTCTGAATGGCGATGTTGTCTTAGAAGAGGCTACGATTGAGAATTTAAGATCCGAAGAATTGATCGCCAGTAAGGCAGGATCGGTCAAAGATATTTTATCGAATGCGATATCTTTACGCGGCAATGTGCCGGTGTCTTTAACGCTTTCGAGCGAGAGAATG AAATGGAGCAACGTTACTCTACGTGGCCCTCAAACTTGGATCACTGCTAATTCTCAGAACGAGGTTGCTATATCAGGGAGGAAACATTTTCTACGCAACGTAGAGATAACAAAGTCTTCCTACGAGAATTTAAACCTTCCAGG GATTGAGACAGCACTATGCGGTACCACTGTAATCGCACCAGAAATCAAGACCACCACTCTGGCGGTGGACAATATTACAGTGAACAGATTGAATAGCACGCAAGCTTTTGGAAATCTGGGCGCTAATGATTCAGCGCTTCTGTTCAAGCCCCTCAACGTGTCCACGGATCGTTTCTACCTTAATGTCACTGCGAAAAATATATCTGCGGAACACGTGGACAATGTAGATCTACCAG AACTGATAAGGCTTGCGAATTCGTGGACCAAGCCTAACATTCTCAAAGCTTCGATCAAGGCGACAGATTTGGTAATCGGTACTCTTCGATTGCCTGCTCAGTTTCGCATAGAGTTGCCTAAAGTAGTAGGAAATATAATAACCGAGCAAAACCTTCGTGCAGGCAGCATTAATGGAATTAACGTTGCTGACTTCCTGGCCAACGCCATCAAACTTGAAGATATGATATCGCTAGGGAACATAACATTTG GCAATGGTTTACAAGCGAGGCATGTCCACGCTTCTCAGCTCCCACTGAATTTCTCGAAGCAAGGAGGAGACAATAATCTGCATAGGAAAAGAATCTCCGGGGAACTAAAAGCGAACGCAATAAGTTTACCATATTCCTTCGCATTCGCAGAGAACGAAGCTCCACCGAACATTGTCGTTAAAGGTTCCGCGACATTTTCAAGCGAACCAACTGTGCGAAAAGCGAACAGAGTTGATTTGGCAGAGCTGTTTCCAAAGATCTGGATGTCAACAAATGCTACACATTTCTATGGGAAGAATCTACACTTCGCAAATGTATCAGTAGAAGGGAATGTTACTTTGAAC AACCGTCCTAGTACCTTGGACCTTGATACATGGAGGAATATCTCAGCACGTGTTTTGAGCAGAACAAAGCCTCAGAGAATAGTAGCTTATGCCACTTTGAGCAGCGTCGAAACGCCTTTTATCACTGGCTCCAACAATTCAACTATACAATCGTCAGTTTCAGACTTTAACGATGTGTTTGAGAATGCCTTACTAAGGGATAAAGACCAAAAAGTGAGAGGGAAGTGGTCGTTCAGTAAATTGAAGGT TCTAGGCAAACTGCACGCACAGAGGAAGATTAACGATATGGACCTTAAAACTGACGTCCTGAGACACGATTCAGAGGAAACTGTTGTAACTGGGAAGAAGACGGTGGAGATCTTGACCGCGGAAAACCTGAATGGTTTGCATTTCAATCAGTGGGCTCGGAATGCTTTAACGGAGAAGGATAAGCCGATAATTATCAAAGGGCGAAAGAGATTCAACACCGTCAGCGTTAACAACATGAA CGTATCTGGCACCGTGATGGGCCACAAAATAGAAGAAGCACTGTTAAAGTCCACGAACCAAATGATCTCCGGCCAGAAAGAGATCCAAGGACCTATCAACGCATCGGCACTTGTTATCGACGGCTTGGTGAACGATGTAAACTTGACGAACTTAATGAGTCAGCAGGTACGGAAAGAGAAGCCCTTACAGCGACTGAAAGCACCGATCGAGTTCCAAAGCGCTTTAAAAATCGCTGGGAACCTCACGATTAATGGTTCTTACGGAGGAGCAGAATTAAAGGACTTCTACAGGAGTTACTTAAACGTAGAGCCTGTCGCCGAGAAGATGAGAAATTATTCGAGAGCAGGTGAAACGATTGGTGCAGCGCTACGAA GCCAGGCAGTCTACATAAACAAATTGGAAGTCGTAAGCGACACGAACGCTACTTTTAACAGAAACGTAACACTGGAAACGGGACGATGTAGAGTCGAGAACTCTTCCAAGCTTTGTGCCAGTGAAAATGTGGTGAACATCATTCTCAAATCGGATAGAAGCGactttatattattaaaatctATTTCGCTGGGCGAAGATGAATTCATTGTATGGATCAAGTTCGATTCTGTTTCCATCCACTTGTACAACAGCGTAGAGAAGCATCTTTCCCATTTGAAAG ATCTACACATTCCGAAGATACTAGACGCGTTCGTGGAGTCCCTGTCGCAGTCGCTGTGGATCGTCCTGCGATTGACTTCTCAAACGCTGGTGCTGCATTATCAACAGTGGGGAGACTTCCAAGAGTATGCTTTACCTGCCACGGAAGTGTTCGCAGTGAGCCGAGCCCCGAACGAGCAGCTTTTGTTATTGCTATCGGACGGCGTTTGGAGCCTCGAAGGCCTCGCCAGTCCTCAACATATCATTGATATCCCTCTGGAAAAAAATGTAGAGGCCTTTAGCAACGGGCTCGATTATTACCTGAAATGCACATCGGGAAGTAACTCGACCTTAATGAAGGCGCGATACGCGGGCAACTGA
- the LOC143376846 gene encoding RWD domain-containing protein 2A codes for MSMPEVVTENLAAQICELEALQSVYPQELVIADHGVLADINDFIKNPAQERPQRLEYSLELPMNGGTIELLVSLPSNYPKEKPEVYARSSLLHRTQQLLLNQALNDVVGRQEDGESCVYMLISWLQDNGEDYISASNTNQGKEVDNESKEQERCTTFARYWIYSHHIYGKLKRRNIAALAKDNSITGFCLAGKPGVVCMEGVSEDCDYCWQKIKSMNWHRILIRLLEKEEDCKDIDSARKFNDFHEISFPTSEKHNDMGQLLKYLTERKLQHAFKELFGMEGKSTELLDS; via the exons ATGTCTATGCCTGAGGTAGTAACTGAGAATCTGGCAGCACAGATCTGCGAGTTGGAAGCTTTGCAGTCAGTTTATCCGCAAGAATTAGTTATCGCAGACCATGGAGTGCTGGCTGACATTAATGACTTTATTAAGAACCCTGCGCAAGAGCGTCCACAGCGATTGGAGTATTCGCTCGAGCTTCCGATGAACGGT GGAACGATCGAACTGCTGGTTAGTTTGCCGTCCAACTATCCGAAGGAGAAGCCGGAGGTTTACGCGAGGAGTTCGTTGCTCCATCGAACTCAACAGCTGCTTCTGAACCAAGCACTGAACGACGTCGTTGGACGCCAGGAGGACGGCGAATCTTGCGTTTACATGTTAATATCGTGGTTGCAAGATAACGGCGAGGATTATATTTCAGCGTCTAATACGAATCAGGGGAAGGAGGTTGATAATGAAAGCAAGGAACAAGAACGATGCACAACTTTCGCTAGATATTGGATATACAGTCATCATATATACGGAAAattgaaaagaagaaacataGCCGCTTTGGCGAAAGATAATTCGATCACCGGCTTCTGCTTGGCAGGGAAGCCGGGTGTCGTTTGCATGGAAGGCGTTTCCGAAGACTGCGATTATTGTTGGCAAAAA atCAAATCTATGAATTGGCACAGGATACTGATACGTTTATTGGAAAAGGAGGAAGATTGTAAAGACATCGATAGCGCCCGTAAATTTAACGACTTCCATGAAATATCCTTTCCTACCTCCGAGAAACACAACGATATGGGTCAATTACTGAAATATTTAACCGAGCGCAAGCTGCAGCATGCGTTCAAAGAACTGTTTGGAATGGAAGGAAAATCTACCGAGCTGCTGGACTCATAA
- the LOC143376839 gene encoding uncharacterized protein LOC143376839 isoform X1, whose product MLKLLLIFILINVRCQAHLRREYTLNTALEQTTSLFEKLRSDYASESPSSDVLDKINGEVAEHVRNVSEGILNRRKRALSEDFNKGIDILKGFQDFSQLNFSDAKDVEFFSLQSGHSSTWFAVILDPSKISLYQINDDAFSLVTTYPLTSGTQVTVNSCSYGALLIIQNQDGSILVLRFTRANESYYLYPIQDFESNDMTHLTIWHGMNQLYLGVASRSNILIYIWFGDYFDLAQVINHGADRLIPFYSKGFMYLAATGPATLIFKYYLQYDKFVVKQKLPLSRDVSSFPITEGHFSEHFLCLSTESVVVVYKEIRDRFVPFQRISARSTVPMISKKAILLLSLRNDTMLSYQYDGWRFVELNVKLSGVRQFRQVALQGKELLLVRYKNNAWSLKQPLWTTKRSYKDLQEEIRVWNIDAMKAAQRTVKEIPDAEEPIRILRGHIDQLFVRNVNEHNSEALRNVSNQYRRLVSKLQEQKAILSNKLHSGNLTLTSFHAKKIRVNCKPKCKVSRLNVKGNPSLLSKLKKKSDQNQNLTFKAASINELKNWKCPLVSLPIEDIIVGESINGISLDDLQRNVLKVIGNQEVSGEHSFTRLNVTNAFVPLDIASNMTKQEVHAREIRAKELILTDGGSLLPLNGSPTTITGSLIASKVKVKSSIFLQGSLSGSWRNSLLPLTIIPEPLTLNGDVVLEEATIENLRSEELIASKAGSVKDILSNAISLRGNVPVSLTLSSERMKWSNVTLRGPQTWITANSQNEVAISGRKHFLRNVEITKSSYENLNLPGIETALCGTTVIAPEIKTTTLAVDNITVNRLNSTQAFGNLGANDSALLFKPLNVSTDRFYLNVTAKNISAEHVDNVDLPELIRLANSWTKPNILKASIKATDLVIGTLRLPAQFRIELPKVVGNIITEQNLRAGSINGINVADFLANAIKLEDMISLGNITFGNGLQARHVHASQLPLNFSKQGGDNNLHRKRISGELKANAISLPYSFAFAENEAPPNIVVKGSATFSSEPTVRKANRVDLAELFPKIWMSTNATHFYGKNLHFANVSVEGNVTLNNRPSTLDLDTWRNISARVLSRTKPQRIVAYATLSSVETPFITGSNNSTIQSSVSDFNDVFENALLRDKDQKVRGKWSFSKLKVLGKLHAQRKINDMDLKTDVLRHDSEETVVTGKKTVEILTAENLNGLHFNQWARNALTEKDKPIIIKGRKRFNTVSVNNMNVSGTVMGHKIEEALLKSTNQMISGQKEIQGPINASALVIDGLVNDVNLTNLMSQQVRKEKPLQRLKAPIEFQSALKIAGNLTINGSYGGAELKDFYRSYLNVEPVAEKMRNYSRAGETIGAALRSQAVYINKLEVVSDTNATFNRNVTLETGRCRVENSSKLCASENVVNIILKSDRSDFILLKSISLGEDEFIVWIKFDSVSIHLYNSVEKHLSHLKDLHIPKILDAFVESLSQSLWIVLRLTSQTLVLHYQQWGDFQEYALPATEVFAVSRAPNEQLLLLLSDGVWSLEGLASPQHIIDIPLEKNVEAFSNGLDYYLKCTSGSNSTLMKARYAGN is encoded by the exons ATGCTCAAGCTTTTACtaattttcatattaattaaCGTGAGATGTCAGGCGCATTTGCGGAGGGAGTACACGCTGAACACCGCGCTCGAGCAGACGACCAGTTTGTTTGAGAAATTGAGATCCGATTACG CATCCGAGAGCCCCAGCAGCGATGTATTGGATAAAATTAACGGAGAGGTTGCGGAGCATGTTAGAAATGTATCGGAAGGGATTCTTAATCGTAGGAAAAGAGCATTATCAGAGGATTTCAACAAAG gtaTTGATATACTGAAAGGATTCCAAGACTTCAGTCAACTGAATTTCAGTGATGCGAAGGACGTGGAATTCTTTTCTCTTCAAAGTGGCCACTCATCGACTTGGTTCGCTGTAATTTTGGACCCCTCCAAAATATCTCTGTACCAGATAAAT GACGATGCTTTCTCTCTCGTCACCACTTACCCTCTGACCAGTGGCACGCAAGTAACTGTGAACAGCTGCTCCTACGGAGCGCTTCTGATAATTCAGAATCAAGATGGTTCGATCCTCGTCCTGCGCTTCACTAGAGCTAACGAGAGCTATTACCTGTATCCGATCCAGGACTTCGAGTCCAACGACATGACTCATCTAACAATCTGGCACGGAATGAATCAGCTGTACTTGGGCGTCGCTTCGCGTTCAAACATTTTAATCTACATTTGGTTCGGCGATTACTTCGATCTGGCGCAAGTCATAAATCACGGCGCCGATAGACTAATCCCTTTCTACAGCAAGGGGTTCATGTACCTTGCCGCGACAGGACCCGCCACCCTGATTTTTAAGTATTACTTACAGTACGATAAATTTGTGGTAAAACAGAAATTGCCGTTGAGTCGAGACGTCTCGTCTTTTCCAATAACGGAGGGTCACTTCAGCGAGCATTTCTTGTGCCTCTCTACGGAGTCTGTCGTGGTTGTGTATAAAGAGATCCGCGATCGCTTCGTACCATTCCAACGAATCTCTGCGAGATCTACGGTGCCAATGATCTCGAAGAAAGCCATTCTGCTTTTATCTTTACGCAATGATACCATGTTGAGTTATCAATACGATGGCTGGAGGTTTGTGGAATTGAATGTAAAATTGTCAGGAGTTCGTCAGTTTCGTCAGGTTGCATTGCAAGGGAAGGAATTGCTGCTGGTGAGATACAAAAACAATGCGTGGTCCTTGAAGCAACCGCTGTGGACCACGAAACGATCCTACAAGGATCTGCAAGAAGAAATCAGAGTGTGGAATATTGACGCTATGAAAGCAGCTCAAAGGACAGTAAAAGAAATCCCAGATGCGGAGGAACCGATTAGAATTCTGAGAGGCCACATCGACCAGCTTTTCGTACGCAAT GTAAACGAGCACAACTCAGAAGCGTTGAGGAACGTGTCGAATCAGTATAGAAGACTAGTCTCGAAGCTCCAAGAACAGAAAGCTATTCTAAGCAACAAACTGCATTCCGGCAATCTCACTCTCACTTCTTTCCACGCGAAGAAGATTCGAGTTAATTGTAAACCGAAATGCAAAGTCAGTCGCCTAAATGTTAAAGGAAATCCCAGTCTGCTATCGAAGCTGAAAAAGAAGAGCGACCAGAATCAAAACTTGACTTTCAAAGCTGCGAGCATTAACGAACTGAAGAACTGGAAGTGTCCACTTGTTAGTCTTCCGATAGAAGACATTATTGTTGGCGAGTCTATCAATGGAATATCATTAGACGATTTGCAGAGGAATGTCCTGAAAGTGATTGGCAATCAAGAGGTTTCAG gagaacacaGTTTCACCCGCTTGAATGTGACGAATGCTTTCGTCCCACTGGATATTGCTTCGAACATGACGAAGCAAGAAGTACACGCCAGAGAAATAAGAGCGAAGGAATTGATTTTAACAGACGGTGGATCTTTATTGCCATTGAATGGCTCTCCCACAACTATCACTGGTTCGCTGATAGCGTCCAAAGTAAAAGTGAAGAGCAGCATTTTCTTGCAAGGATCATTGTCAGGCAGTTGGAGAAACTCTTTGCTACCTTTAACGATAATTCCGGAACCTCTGACTCTGAATGGCGATGTTGTCTTAGAAGAGGCTACGATTGAGAATTTAAGATCCGAAGAATTGATCGCCAGTAAGGCAGGATCGGTCAAAGATATTTTATCGAATGCGATATCTTTACGCGGCAATGTGCCGGTGTCTTTAACGCTTTCGAGCGAGAGAATG AAATGGAGCAACGTTACTCTACGTGGCCCTCAAACTTGGATCACTGCTAATTCTCAGAACGAGGTTGCTATATCAGGGAGGAAACATTTTCTACGCAACGTAGAGATAACAAAGTCTTCCTACGAGAATTTAAACCTTCCAGG GATTGAGACAGCACTATGCGGTACCACTGTAATCGCACCAGAAATCAAGACCACCACTCTGGCGGTGGACAATATTACAGTGAACAGATTGAATAGCACGCAAGCTTTTGGAAATCTGGGCGCTAATGATTCAGCGCTTCTGTTCAAGCCCCTCAACGTGTCCACGGATCGTTTCTACCTTAATGTCACTGCGAAAAATATATCTGCGGAACACGTGGACAATGTAGATCTACCAG AACTGATAAGGCTTGCGAATTCGTGGACCAAGCCTAACATTCTCAAAGCTTCGATCAAGGCGACAGATTTGGTAATCGGTACTCTTCGATTGCCTGCTCAGTTTCGCATAGAGTTGCCTAAAGTAGTAGGAAATATAATAACCGAGCAAAACCTTCGTGCAGGCAGCATTAATGGAATTAACGTTGCTGACTTCCTGGCCAACGCCATCAAACTTGAAGATATGATATCGCTAGGGAACATAACATTTG GCAATGGTTTACAAGCGAGGCATGTCCACGCTTCTCAGCTCCCACTGAATTTCTCGAAGCAAGGAGGAGACAATAATCTGCATAGGAAAAGAATCTCCGGGGAACTAAAAGCGAACGCAATAAGTTTACCATATTCCTTCGCATTCGCAGAGAACGAAGCTCCACCGAACATTGTCGTTAAAGGTTCCGCGACATTTTCAAGCGAACCAACTGTGCGAAAAGCGAACAGAGTTGATTTGGCAGAGCTGTTTCCAAAGATCTGGATGTCAACAAATGCTACACATTTCTATGGGAAGAATCTACACTTCGCAAATGTATCAGTAGAAGGGAATGTTACTTTGAAC AACCGTCCTAGTACCTTGGACCTTGATACATGGAGGAATATCTCAGCACGTGTTTTGAGCAGAACAAAGCCTCAGAGAATAGTAGCTTATGCCACTTTGAGCAGCGTCGAAACGCCTTTTATCACTGGCTCCAACAATTCAACTATACAATCGTCAGTTTCAGACTTTAACGATGTGTTTGAGAATGCCTTACTAAGGGATAAAGACCAAAAAGTGAGAGGGAAGTGGTCGTTCAGTAAATTGAAGGTCTTAG GCAAACTGCACGCACAGAGGAAGATTAACGATATGGACCTTAAAACTGACGTCCTGAGACACGATTCAGAGGAAACTGTTGTAACTGGGAAGAAGACGGTGGAGATCTTGACCGCGGAAAACCTGAATGGTTTGCATTTCAATCAGTGGGCTCGGAATGCTTTAACGGAGAAGGATAAGCCGATAATTATCAAAGGGCGAAAGAGATTCAACACCGTCAGCGTTAACAACATGAA CGTATCTGGCACCGTGATGGGCCACAAAATAGAAGAAGCACTGTTAAAGTCCACGAACCAAATGATCTCCGGCCAGAAAGAGATCCAAGGACCTATCAACGCATCGGCACTTGTTATCGACGGCTTGGTGAACGATGTAAACTTGACGAACTTAATGAGTCAGCAGGTACGGAAAGAGAAGCCCTTACAGCGACTGAAAGCACCGATCGAGTTCCAAAGCGCTTTAAAAATCGCTGGGAACCTCACGATTAATGGTTCTTACGGAGGAGCAGAATTAAAGGACTTCTACAGGAGTTACTTAAACGTAGAGCCTGTCGCCGAGAAGATGAGAAATTATTCGAGAGCAGGTGAAACGATTGGTGCAGCGCTACGAA GCCAGGCAGTCTACATAAACAAATTGGAAGTCGTAAGCGACACGAACGCTACTTTTAACAGAAACGTAACACTGGAAACGGGACGATGTAGAGTCGAGAACTCTTCCAAGCTTTGTGCCAGTGAAAATGTGGTGAACATCATTCTCAAATCGGATAGAAGCGactttatattattaaaatctATTTCGCTGGGCGAAGATGAATTCATTGTATGGATCAAGTTCGATTCTGTTTCCATCCACTTGTACAACAGCGTAGAGAAGCATCTTTCCCATTTGAAAG ATCTACACATTCCGAAGATACTAGACGCGTTCGTGGAGTCCCTGTCGCAGTCGCTGTGGATCGTCCTGCGATTGACTTCTCAAACGCTGGTGCTGCATTATCAACAGTGGGGAGACTTCCAAGAGTATGCTTTACCTGCCACGGAAGTGTTCGCAGTGAGCCGAGCCCCGAACGAGCAGCTTTTGTTATTGCTATCGGACGGCGTTTGGAGCCTCGAAGGCCTCGCCAGTCCTCAACATATCATTGATATCCCTCTGGAAAAAAATGTAGAGGCCTTTAGCAACGGGCTCGATTATTACCTGAAATGCACATCGGGAAGTAACTCGACCTTAATGAAGGCGCGATACGCGGGCAACTGA